One window from the genome of Natronomonas pharaonis DSM 2160 encodes:
- a CDS encoding methyltransferase domain-containing protein, giving the protein MGVLEDKARARLFYKYLSKAYDTINPFIWNEEMRDEALTWFDIDDGDRVLDVGCGTGFATEGLLEHTDDVWGLDQSAHQLAKAYAKFGKRGTVNFHRGDAERLPFDDNSFDAYWSSGSIEYWPNPVDALAEARRVTKPGGTVLVVGPDYPNSTLFQKLADAIMLFYDEDEADRMFAAAGFETFEHRIQQRAPGTPRAITTIAEVPDEK; this is encoded by the coding sequence ATGGGAGTCCTCGAAGACAAAGCCCGCGCGCGGCTCTTCTACAAGTACCTCTCGAAGGCGTACGACACCATCAACCCCTTCATCTGGAACGAGGAGATGCGCGACGAGGCACTGACGTGGTTCGACATCGACGACGGCGACCGCGTGCTGGATGTCGGGTGTGGGACCGGCTTCGCGACCGAGGGGCTGTTGGAACACACCGACGATGTGTGGGGCCTCGACCAGTCGGCCCACCAACTTGCGAAGGCCTACGCCAAGTTCGGCAAACGTGGGACCGTCAATTTCCACCGCGGGGACGCCGAACGGCTTCCCTTCGACGACAACAGCTTCGACGCCTACTGGTCGTCGGGGTCCATCGAGTACTGGCCCAATCCCGTCGACGCGCTTGCGGAGGCCCGCCGCGTCACGAAGCCCGGCGGAACGGTGCTGGTCGTCGGCCCCGACTATCCGAACTCGACGCTGTTCCAGAAGCTCGCCGACGCTATCATGCTCTTCTACGACGAGGACGAGGCCGACCGGATGTTCGCGGCGGCCGGCTTCGAGACCTTCGAACACCGCATTCAGCAGCGCGCGCCCGGCACGCCGCGTGCGATTACGACGATTGCCGAGGTCCCCGACGAGAAATGA
- a CDS encoding type IV pilin — protein sequence MSDRAVAPIVAVVCLVGVVVALAAAVGGAVPTDVAAPPPSATIDASAGADGELRLTHRGGEPLTPETLRLRVSVDGERLDKQPPVPFFSAHGFESGPDGPFNSAWNGDWRAGETATVTVAETNAPSVTVGSTVEIRLYAGDHRLARLETTASTV from the coding sequence ATGTCCGACCGTGCGGTCGCTCCTATCGTCGCCGTCGTCTGTCTCGTCGGCGTTGTCGTCGCACTTGCTGCGGCCGTCGGCGGTGCGGTTCCGACCGATGTTGCCGCACCGCCGCCGTCGGCGACCATCGACGCCTCGGCCGGGGCGGACGGAGAGCTCCGGCTGACACACCGCGGCGGCGAGCCGCTGACTCCCGAAACGCTACGACTGCGGGTCTCCGTCGACGGCGAACGGCTCGACAAGCAGCCGCCGGTGCCGTTCTTTTCAGCCCACGGCTTCGAGAGCGGCCCGGATGGGCCGTTCAACAGCGCCTGGAACGGCGACTGGCGGGCCGGAGAGACAGCAACCGTAACTGTCGCGGAAACGAACGCGCCATCTGTCACCGTCGGCTCGACGGTCGAGATACGGCTCTACGCGGGTGACCACCGATTGGCGCGGCTGGAGACAACCGCTAGCACAGTGTAG
- a CDS encoding aldehyde ferredoxin oxidoreductase family protein produces the protein MTDLGGFHDRIARIDLSEGDVAYESIDQKDAEKYLGARGLGAKYVFDQGPDVDPMGPENLLAFMTGPLTGTQVTMSGRIAVCTKSPLTGTVTDSHHGGWSGARLKWAGLDGVLFEGAADKPVYAVVEDGAVELHDASHLWGKGVHETRDILAEEHEGAYGKNLSMMGIGEGGENGVRYACIMNEDDRASGRGGTGCVMGSKNLKAVVVKAKTDMPKPADPETFTEGHKQAMELIQESEVTAPNEGGLSLYGTNVLMNATEEMSGLPTRNAKYTSTNDAREDGFGDEGFDAEAVSGENVRENILVDEPTCHSCPVACKKEVEADVVHKGEELNVRTESYEYESAWALGPNSGHTERDEIALMLQRCNDHGIDTIEAGNMLAMAMEMTEEGKLDSLGEGIEWGDTEEMVEMITKIATRDGELADLLAEGPRRVADRMDAHDNSLAVKGQTMAAYDPRCMKGMAIAYATSNRGACHLRGYTPAAEILGIPEKVDPVEWEGKGELTATFQDMHAISDSFDICKFNAFAEGIEEYVTQYNGMTGRDVGEEELLEAGERIYTLERYYNNLAGFDGSDDDLPDRFVEGREGAVPGQGGSEGSLVELEELKNEYYETRGWVDGVVPDERLDELGIDVGPGTGVSAGDSAAPADD, from the coding sequence ATGACTGACTTAGGAGGGTTCCACGACCGAATCGCACGCATCGACCTCTCGGAGGGCGATGTCGCCTACGAGAGTATCGACCAGAAAGACGCCGAGAAATATCTCGGGGCGCGCGGGCTCGGTGCCAAGTACGTCTTCGACCAAGGGCCAGATGTCGACCCGATGGGGCCGGAGAATCTGCTGGCGTTCATGACCGGACCGCTGACCGGTACACAGGTGACGATGAGCGGCCGCATCGCCGTCTGCACGAAGTCGCCGCTCACCGGAACAGTAACCGACAGCCATCACGGCGGCTGGTCGGGCGCGCGCCTAAAGTGGGCTGGCCTCGACGGGGTGCTCTTCGAGGGTGCGGCAGACAAGCCGGTGTACGCCGTCGTCGAAGACGGTGCCGTCGAGCTGCACGATGCGTCACACCTGTGGGGAAAAGGGGTCCACGAGACCCGGGATATCCTTGCAGAGGAACATGAAGGCGCCTACGGCAAGAACCTCTCGATGATGGGTATCGGCGAAGGCGGCGAAAACGGCGTCCGATACGCCTGCATCATGAACGAAGACGACCGAGCGTCCGGCCGGGGTGGCACGGGCTGTGTGATGGGTTCGAAGAATCTCAAGGCCGTGGTCGTCAAGGCAAAAACCGACATGCCGAAGCCCGCCGACCCCGAGACGTTCACGGAAGGCCACAAGCAGGCCATGGAGCTGATTCAGGAGTCGGAGGTCACCGCGCCCAATGAGGGCGGGCTCTCGCTGTACGGGACAAACGTCCTGATGAACGCCACCGAGGAGATGTCGGGGCTCCCGACCAGAAACGCCAAATACACCTCGACGAACGATGCTCGCGAGGACGGCTTCGGTGACGAGGGCTTCGACGCTGAGGCGGTCTCCGGCGAGAACGTCAGAGAGAACATTCTCGTCGACGAGCCGACCTGTCACTCCTGTCCGGTCGCCTGCAAGAAGGAAGTCGAGGCCGATGTCGTTCATAAGGGCGAGGAGCTGAACGTCCGGACTGAATCCTACGAGTACGAGTCGGCGTGGGCGCTCGGTCCCAACTCCGGCCACACCGAGCGTGACGAAATCGCGCTGATGTTACAGCGGTGCAACGACCACGGCATCGACACCATCGAGGCCGGCAACATGCTGGCGATGGCGATGGAGATGACCGAGGAGGGCAAACTCGACTCGCTTGGCGAGGGTATCGAGTGGGGCGACACGGAGGAGATGGTCGAGATGATAACGAAAATCGCCACCCGTGACGGCGAGTTGGCGGACCTGCTCGCCGAGGGGCCCCGTCGCGTCGCCGACCGGATGGACGCCCACGACAACTCGCTGGCGGTCAAGGGCCAGACGATGGCCGCCTACGACCCCCGCTGCATGAAGGGGATGGCAATCGCATACGCGACATCGAACCGCGGCGCCTGCCACCTGCGCGGATACACCCCCGCCGCCGAGATTCTCGGCATTCCGGAGAAGGTCGACCCCGTCGAGTGGGAGGGCAAAGGCGAGCTGACAGCGACCTTCCAAGACATGCACGCTATCAGCGACAGCTTCGATATCTGCAAGTTCAACGCATTCGCCGAGGGCATCGAGGAGTACGTCACCCAGTACAACGGGATGACCGGCCGCGATGTCGGCGAGGAGGAACTACTCGAAGCCGGCGAGCGTATCTACACGCTCGAACGCTACTACAACAACCTGGCCGGCTTCGATGGCAGCGATGACGACCTCCCGGACCGCTTCGTTGAGGGCCGTGAGGGAGCGGTCCCCGGGCAGGGCGGCAGCGAGGGCAGCCTCGTCGAACTCGAAGAGCTGAAAAACGAATACTACGAGACCCGTGGCTGGGTCGACGGCGTCGTCCCCGACGAGAGACTCGACGAACTCGGTATCGATGTCGGCCCCGGAACGGGCGTCTCGGCGGGCGACTCAGCCGCGCCGGCCGACGACTAA
- a CDS encoding ubiquitin-like small modifier protein 1: protein MEWRLFANLAEAAGTKRVEVDAAPGDTFGDAFEQLLAAHPDLEAEVLDEDGELRDHIRVLRNDRNPFVSDDGFETTLEEGDELALFPPVSGG, encoded by the coding sequence ATGGAATGGCGACTATTCGCCAACCTCGCTGAGGCTGCCGGGACGAAACGCGTCGAGGTCGATGCCGCCCCCGGCGACACGTTCGGGGACGCCTTCGAGCAGCTGCTTGCGGCCCACCCGGACCTCGAAGCTGAGGTGCTCGACGAAGACGGCGAGTTGCGCGACCACATCCGCGTTCTCAGAAACGACCGGAACCCGTTCGTCTCGGATGACGGGTTCGAGACGACCCTAGAGGAGGGCGACGAACTCGCACTTTTCCCCCCGGTGAGCGGTGGCTAA
- a CDS encoding VanZ family protein — protein MTRLRPRWAAAAGGWAAVLLVASVIDPGVADGGTTIPGGTAVFHVGGYAVLAVALSAAFRADDPRRLLVAVTVATLYGAAIELLQGQLPYRTMSALDVGYNAVGAAFGATLWWWRLPGGCCR, from the coding sequence ATGACTCGACTCCGGCCCCGATGGGCCGCTGCCGCCGGGGGCTGGGCGGCAGTGTTGCTCGTCGCGTCCGTCATTGACCCCGGTGTCGCTGATGGCGGGACGACTATCCCCGGCGGCACTGCTGTCTTCCATGTCGGCGGCTACGCCGTCCTCGCAGTGGCTCTGTCCGCCGCTTTCCGGGCTGACGACCCTCGGAGGCTGCTCGTGGCAGTCACCGTCGCCACGCTCTATGGGGCCGCCATCGAACTGCTGCAGGGGCAACTCCCCTACCGGACGATGTCAGCGCTGGATGTCGGCTACAACGCCGTCGGGGCCGCCTTCGGAGCAACGCTCTGGTGGTGGCGGCTGCCCGGCGGCTGCTGTCGCTGA
- the pan2 gene encoding proteasome-activating nucleotidase Pan2 codes for MSHSPSLPDRPTLNLDPEMSEAERLAALRNHFIEVSQVHEELADQLEDARERQSELHEEVSELQAENEALKTSSLYLATVEELTDDQVLLKQHGNNQEVITDVSPRLYNQLEAGDRVAINDSFAIQTVLDAETDARAQAMEISERPDVGYADIGGLDEQIREVREAVEDPLTNPGKFEEVGIEPPTGVLLHGPPGTGKTMLAKAVANQTDATFIKMAGSELVQKFIGEGARLVRDLFELAAEREPAIIFIDEIDAIAAKRTESKTSGDAEVQRTMMQLLSEMDGFDRRGDISIIAATNRFDMLDRAILRPGRFDRLIEVPEPDIEGRTQILQIHSRGMQLDSAIDLAAIAEETEGFSGAELESLTTEAGMFAIRDGRTEVRREDFDDALEKIAEDDAAGTPIAFY; via the coding sequence ATGTCGCATAGTCCCTCGCTTCCGGACCGGCCGACGCTCAACCTCGACCCCGAGATGTCCGAGGCCGAGCGCCTGGCCGCGCTTCGGAACCACTTCATCGAGGTTTCACAGGTCCACGAGGAGCTCGCGGACCAGCTAGAGGACGCCCGCGAGCGGCAATCGGAACTCCACGAGGAGGTCAGCGAGCTACAGGCCGAAAACGAGGCGCTGAAGACCTCGTCGCTGTATCTGGCGACCGTCGAGGAGCTGACCGACGACCAAGTGCTGCTCAAACAGCACGGAAACAACCAAGAGGTCATCACCGATGTCTCGCCTCGGCTTTACAACCAACTGGAGGCCGGCGACCGGGTCGCAATCAACGACTCCTTTGCCATCCAGACGGTGTTGGACGCCGAAACCGACGCCCGGGCACAGGCGATGGAAATCTCCGAGCGCCCGGATGTCGGATACGCCGACATCGGCGGCCTCGACGAACAGATTCGCGAGGTCCGTGAGGCTGTCGAGGACCCGCTAACCAACCCCGGCAAGTTCGAGGAGGTCGGCATTGAGCCGCCGACCGGCGTGCTTCTGCACGGGCCGCCCGGGACGGGGAAGACGATGCTGGCGAAGGCGGTCGCCAACCAGACCGACGCGACCTTCATCAAGATGGCCGGCTCCGAGCTGGTCCAGAAGTTCATCGGCGAGGGCGCACGGCTTGTCCGTGACCTCTTCGAGTTGGCCGCCGAGCGCGAACCCGCCATCATCTTCATCGACGAAATCGACGCTATCGCCGCCAAGCGGACGGAGTCAAAGACGTCCGGCGACGCCGAGGTCCAGCGGACGATGATGCAGCTGCTTTCGGAGATGGACGGCTTCGACCGACGCGGCGACATCTCGATTATCGCGGCGACGAACCGCTTCGACATGCTCGACCGCGCGATTCTCCGTCCCGGTCGCTTCGACCGGCTCATCGAGGTTCCGGAGCCGGACATCGAGGGCCGAACCCAGATTCTCCAGATTCACTCCCGTGGGATGCAGCTTGACTCGGCCATCGACCTCGCAGCTATCGCCGAAGAGACGGAGGGGTTCTCGGGGGCGGAGCTGGAAAGTCTCACTACGGAAGCCGGAATGTTTGCTATCCGTGATGGCCGCACTGAGGTCCGGCGCGAGGACTTCGACGACGCACTCGAAAAGATAGCCGAAGACGACGCCGCCGGGACGCCGATAGCCTTCTACTAA
- a CDS encoding helix-turn-helix transcriptional regulator: MRCRVPVLVCALLLCLVAAGAAPALAQPDAEETHFEAQLQDDGDAEWTIAVSVPFTNETDRDRFDSFAEAFEAGREDLDPGHGAFQRAAAEAERAADREMAVTAPRRDSAIVEDENGTEYGELRVTFVWESFARIDDNGTLYVDDAFNTTNGPWLPGLEDDQSLTIAAPPGYAGPTTSPIGAEEGDLHWEGPETFGPGYFTIVYPQSSPGPAPDVGISTMLLWGALLLSGAALLLGLYLLVARHWPPTGRRSGSGSEETPPDASADSPPPGGASAEPTSDDAAGSDAETADDEIDMELLSDEERVEYLLEQNGGRMKQANIVKETGWSNAKVSQLLSSMADEDRVDKLRIGRENLISLPGEGIDDIDTNDK, encoded by the coding sequence ATGCGGTGTCGGGTTCCCGTCCTCGTCTGTGCCCTCCTCCTGTGTCTGGTAGCCGCCGGTGCCGCCCCGGCTCTCGCCCAGCCCGACGCCGAGGAGACGCACTTCGAAGCACAGTTGCAAGACGACGGCGACGCCGAGTGGACGATAGCCGTCTCTGTCCCGTTCACCAACGAGACCGACCGCGACAGGTTCGACTCCTTCGCCGAAGCGTTCGAAGCGGGCCGTGAGGATTTAGACCCCGGACACGGGGCGTTCCAGCGGGCCGCCGCCGAAGCCGAGCGGGCGGCCGACCGTGAGATGGCCGTTACCGCTCCACGCCGGGACAGCGCAATCGTCGAAGACGAAAACGGCACGGAGTACGGCGAGCTCCGCGTTACGTTCGTCTGGGAGTCGTTCGCCCGTATCGACGACAACGGGACGCTCTATGTCGACGATGCGTTCAACACCACGAACGGCCCGTGGCTCCCCGGTCTCGAAGACGACCAGTCGCTTACGATTGCGGCCCCGCCCGGTTACGCCGGCCCGACGACCTCGCCGATTGGTGCCGAAGAAGGAGACCTCCACTGGGAGGGGCCGGAGACGTTCGGCCCCGGCTACTTCACCATCGTCTACCCGCAGTCGTCGCCCGGGCCGGCTCCCGATGTCGGGATATCGACGATGCTTCTGTGGGGCGCGTTGCTGTTGAGCGGCGCAGCCCTACTGCTGGGCCTGTACCTGCTTGTCGCCCGCCACTGGCCGCCAACTGGTCGCCGCAGCGGGTCGGGAAGCGAAGAAACACCACCGGACGCCTCCGCCGATAGTCCCCCGCCCGGCGGCGCGTCAGCGGAGCCGACCTCCGACGACGCTGCCGGAAGCGACGCCGAGACGGCGGACGACGAAATCGACATGGAACTGCTCTCCGACGAGGAGCGCGTCGAATACCTGCTTGAACAGAACGGCGGGCGGATGAAGCAGGCCAACATCGTCAAGGAAACCGGCTGGTCGAACGCGAAGGTCTCACAGCTACTGTCGTCGATGGCTGACGAGGACCGGGTTGACAAACTCCGCATCGGCCGGGAGAACCTCATCAGCCTGCCCGGTGAAGGTATCGACGATATCGACACCAACGACAAGTAG
- a CDS encoding ATP-binding protein: MSDPGRFDSFGDDDERDDTNDGDDFEAVSATPVGTDRGIGTISASAGLRISEDDDDTRLRAYVTADNRHDIRIGSYLVAAYPDGERLFCRIAALEYEREFRADDATEIHARRAMRSDGIDEHDYKFMATLEPVAVLYEEDGDLKRRMTDRVPKPETVVREAVDDTEIKTGLKIPEAGVFVGHLSVGGQKVKTAASPPTIDYRLKDDDDAGDPLVFRHTLVAGGTGSGKTHTAKNILRQYLAADRRYDIGDGRERAPALVQFDPQDEYAQLHDDNPDIGTEFRRRLEREAIAHGGVDDTKAFVPAVDGTSYAASHHRAEQVEFSIPFSMVHDNPWLVAGSGLNDNQYNALVSVLLKRFKRQFGDGGTYEQFRSFLDDPALREELDESGKVHEATFDAVRRRISGFSHIFDGDARPITDLVSEFVRPGGVTTVPTYHINDSRATTTVVLAVASLIVDEKLSNDPTHDRIKETPLVLGMDEAHNFLTDADSVQADRVIGKFAEAAKQGRKERLGLFLITQDPQDIADPIFKQINTTVVLNLGDEDAIKAVNIPSNLEGKVPYMEQGQMVVYSPDNSEPVELRGLSNCLTRHGRD; encoded by the coding sequence ATGTCCGACCCGGGTAGATTCGACAGTTTCGGCGACGACGACGAACGCGACGACACCAACGACGGCGACGACTTCGAGGCGGTTTCGGCGACCCCGGTCGGTACCGACCGTGGTATCGGGACCATCTCGGCCTCTGCGGGGCTGCGTATCAGTGAGGACGATGATGACACCCGGCTGCGTGCCTACGTCACCGCCGACAACCGTCATGATATCCGCATCGGGAGCTACCTCGTTGCGGCCTACCCGGACGGCGAGCGGCTTTTCTGCCGGATTGCGGCGCTCGAATACGAACGCGAGTTCCGTGCCGACGACGCGACCGAGATTCATGCCCGCCGGGCGATGCGAAGCGACGGCATCGACGAACACGATTACAAGTTCATGGCGACGCTGGAGCCCGTTGCCGTGCTCTACGAAGAGGACGGTGACCTCAAACGCCGGATGACAGACCGGGTGCCAAAGCCCGAGACAGTTGTCAGAGAGGCGGTCGACGATACCGAAATCAAGACCGGGCTCAAGATTCCGGAGGCGGGCGTCTTCGTCGGCCATCTCTCCGTCGGCGGCCAGAAGGTCAAGACGGCCGCCAGCCCGCCGACCATCGACTATCGGCTAAAGGACGACGACGACGCCGGTGACCCGCTCGTATTCCGACATACGCTCGTCGCTGGCGGGACCGGCTCTGGGAAGACCCACACCGCCAAGAACATTCTACGGCAGTATCTCGCCGCTGACCGCCGTTACGACATCGGCGACGGCCGCGAACGCGCACCTGCGCTCGTCCAGTTCGACCCCCAAGACGAGTACGCACAGCTCCACGACGACAACCCCGACATCGGAACCGAGTTCAGGCGACGGCTCGAGCGGGAGGCTATCGCCCACGGCGGTGTCGACGACACGAAGGCGTTCGTACCGGCCGTCGACGGCACGTCGTATGCTGCTTCCCACCACCGCGCCGAGCAGGTCGAGTTCTCGATTCCGTTCTCGATGGTCCATGACAACCCGTGGCTCGTCGCCGGCAGCGGGCTCAACGACAACCAGTACAACGCGCTCGTCAGCGTGCTGTTGAAGCGGTTCAAGCGACAGTTCGGCGACGGCGGCACCTACGAGCAGTTCCGGTCGTTCCTCGATGACCCGGCGCTTCGGGAGGAACTCGACGAATCCGGCAAAGTCCATGAAGCGACCTTCGATGCCGTTCGACGGCGCATCAGCGGCTTCAGCCACATCTTCGATGGCGATGCGCGCCCGATTACGGACCTCGTCTCGGAGTTCGTCCGGCCCGGCGGCGTCACCACGGTGCCGACCTACCACATCAACGACTCGCGGGCGACGACGACCGTGGTTCTTGCGGTCGCCTCGCTCATCGTCGACGAAAAGCTCTCCAACGACCCGACACACGACCGCATCAAGGAGACGCCGCTCGTCTTGGGGATGGACGAGGCGCACAACTTCCTGACCGACGCCGACAGCGTCCAAGCCGACCGCGTTATCGGCAAGTTCGCCGAGGCGGCAAAGCAGGGCCGCAAGGAACGGCTTGGCCTCTTTCTCATCACGCAGGACCCACAGGATATCGCCGACCCCATATTCAAGCAAATAAACACGACTGTCGTGCTGAATCTCGGCGACGAGGACGCCATCAAGGCCGTTAACATCCCCTCGAATTTGGAAGGAAAAGTCCCCTACATGGAGCAGGGACAGATGGTGGTCTACTCGCCGGACAACTCCGAACCGGTCGAGCTCCGTGGGCTTTCGAACTGTCTGACCCGCCACGGAAGAGACTGA
- a CDS encoding branched-chain amino acid transaminase — protein sequence MAFEEMDVDTIWMDGEFVDWDEAQTHVLTHSLHYGTGVFEGARCYDTEDGPALFRWEEHLDRLFESAKVLDHDIDHTHEEITDATLRLIREQGLESCYIRPLVYYGYNSLGVSPEDCPTKTMVACWPWGAYLGEDAIENGVDVMVSTWRKHASSQIPTNVKATGPYINSMLAGEEARRNGYVEAIVLNKEGKVAEGPGENIFMVNDGEIYTTGLSESILDGITRDTVIELARDLGYTVHDEAAIGRGQLYTADELFFTGTAAEVTPIRSVDDTEIGNGGRGPVTEEIQQRFFDLVDGKLDGYDEWFLPVETE from the coding sequence ATGGCTTTCGAGGAGATGGACGTCGATACCATCTGGATGGACGGCGAGTTCGTCGACTGGGACGAGGCACAGACCCACGTGCTGACCCACTCGCTGCACTACGGCACCGGCGTCTTCGAGGGTGCGCGCTGTTACGATACCGAGGATGGCCCGGCACTGTTCCGCTGGGAGGAACACCTCGACCGGCTCTTCGAGTCGGCGAAGGTGCTCGACCACGACATCGACCACACACACGAGGAAATCACCGACGCGACGCTGCGGCTCATCCGCGAGCAGGGCCTCGAATCCTGCTACATCCGGCCGCTGGTCTACTACGGCTACAACTCGCTGGGCGTCTCGCCGGAAGACTGCCCGACAAAGACGATGGTCGCCTGCTGGCCGTGGGGGGCCTACCTCGGTGAAGACGCCATCGAAAACGGCGTCGACGTGATGGTGTCGACGTGGCGGAAACACGCCTCCAGCCAGATTCCGACCAACGTGAAAGCGACCGGTCCGTATATCAACTCCATGCTGGCCGGCGAGGAGGCACGCCGCAACGGCTACGTCGAGGCAATCGTCCTCAACAAGGAGGGGAAGGTCGCCGAGGGGCCCGGTGAGAACATCTTCATGGTCAACGACGGCGAGATATACACGACCGGGCTCTCGGAGTCCATCCTCGACGGCATCACCCGCGATACGGTCATCGAACTGGCGCGTGACCTCGGATACACCGTCCACGACGAGGCCGCTATCGGCCGCGGACAGCTCTACACCGCCGACGAGCTGTTCTTTACCGGCACGGCCGCCGAGGTCACGCCCATCCGGAGCGTCGACGACACCGAAATCGGCAACGGGGGCCGCGGCCCGGTCACCGAGGAGATACAGCAGCGGTTCTTCGATTTGGTCGACGGGAAGCTCGACGGCTACGACGAGTGGTTCCTGCCGGTCGAAACAGAATAA
- a CDS encoding universal stress protein — MRVLVPMDGSEQSWTAFEHAADEFPEATLVCLRAIDPSKAGYGAGMEAGGVARVLDAERDAANDMLERAVERGDDRGVSVATAAEIGRPARVIIDATENEDIDHVVIGSHGRDGISRILLGSVAETVVRRSPVPVTVVR; from the coding sequence ATGCGCGTTCTCGTACCGATGGACGGCTCCGAGCAGTCGTGGACGGCCTTCGAACACGCGGCCGACGAGTTTCCGGAGGCGACGCTGGTCTGTCTGCGGGCTATCGACCCCTCGAAGGCCGGCTATGGGGCCGGTATGGAAGCCGGCGGCGTCGCCCGCGTTCTCGATGCCGAACGGGACGCCGCCAACGACATGCTCGAACGGGCCGTCGAACGCGGCGACGACCGCGGGGTTTCAGTCGCGACGGCCGCCGAAATCGGTCGTCCAGCACGGGTTATCATCGACGCTACCGAAAACGAAGACATCGACCACGTCGTCATCGGGAGCCACGGCCGGGACGGCATTTCCCGAATACTGCTCGGCAGTGTCGCCGAGACAGTCGTTCGCCGGTCGCCAGTACCCGTAACGGTCGTCCGGTGA
- a CDS encoding DUF7096 domain-containing protein, translated as MNGARAVLCALLICVATLGGVVIAADSPDGASAAEPTVSATDAPLPQTDGESDRLLSIVSEGDTAEYLDPPPGTIDRSGQETVIVDVSSAVGTNSDTIRSEFRQESLVAAFEEATTDAERNDIAADAATRLDERADALIAAERTAIAEYNDGAIGEREFLSRIAAIDRAADRTATTADWLRDDAETHLSDEAQQQVATDAAQLLRLQGPVRERTAAALGGDEPVRVNVDTREEAVVLATVDDGTYVREAVDPTAQTVHIEDRYDDDTVLALSRFQELYPWVDDARSGTSISLFNSDHPPTRIYQFEIPHTQGELMAYLDGGSADIIHETHRLDPESMPATTYEASDNGLALQVNATRGGGPLGIEVVDADTGDDVPATVRVNESEIGTADDGQLWTVSPRGAVTVTASHGGDSVSLETEL; from the coding sequence ATGAACGGTGCCCGAGCAGTCCTCTGTGCCCTCCTCATCTGCGTGGCCACCCTCGGCGGCGTCGTCATCGCCGCCGATTCGCCGGACGGGGCGTCGGCCGCCGAGCCGACGGTGTCGGCCACGGACGCACCCCTACCACAGACTGACGGTGAGTCCGACCGGCTGCTGTCGATTGTCTCGGAGGGCGACACCGCCGAGTATCTTGACCCGCCGCCCGGTACAATCGACCGGAGCGGCCAAGAGACAGTCATCGTCGATGTCTCCTCCGCAGTGGGGACAAACAGCGACACCATCAGAAGCGAATTCCGCCAAGAGTCGCTCGTAGCGGCGTTCGAGGAAGCGACGACCGATGCGGAGCGAAACGACATTGCCGCCGATGCGGCTACTCGGCTCGACGAGCGCGCCGACGCCCTCATCGCGGCCGAGCGGACGGCTATCGCCGAATACAACGACGGGGCGATAGGCGAACGGGAGTTCCTCTCGCGGATTGCGGCAATCGACAGAGCGGCAGACAGAACAGCGACGACAGCCGACTGGCTCAGAGACGACGCAGAGACACACCTGAGCGACGAAGCCCAGCAGCAAGTCGCCACCGACGCCGCACAACTGCTGCGGTTGCAGGGGCCGGTCCGGGAGCGAACGGCTGCTGCGCTCGGCGGCGACGAGCCGGTGCGGGTCAACGTCGACACCCGCGAGGAGGCGGTCGTACTCGCCACCGTCGATGACGGTACCTACGTCCGCGAGGCCGTAGACCCCACGGCACAGACGGTCCATATAGAGGACCGCTACGATGATGATACCGTGCTCGCGCTGTCGCGGTTCCAAGAGCTGTACCCATGGGTCGACGACGCCCGGAGCGGGACGAGTATCTCCCTGTTCAACTCCGACCACCCGCCGACTCGCATCTACCAGTTCGAGATTCCGCACACGCAGGGCGAACTCATGGCCTACCTCGATGGTGGGTCGGCCGACATCATCCACGAGACCCACCGGCTTGACCCCGAGTCGATGCCCGCGACGACCTACGAAGCGAGCGACAACGGGCTGGCGCTGCAGGTGAACGCGACCCGCGGCGGCGGTCCGCTCGGCATCGAGGTTGTCGATGCGGATACCGGAGATGACGTACCGGCGACAGTGCGCGTCAACGAATCCGAAATCGGAACAGCCGACGACGGGCAACTGTGGACGGTCAGCCCCCGTGGCGCAGTGACGGTGACCGCGAGTCACGGCGGCGATTCGGTCTCGCTTGAGACCGAGCTGTAG